From Watersipora subatra chromosome 2, tzWatSuba1.1, whole genome shotgun sequence, one genomic window encodes:
- the LOC137387754 gene encoding uncharacterized protein C18orf19 homolog A-like: MALTTLRLTVRAGYQLCARTCPSRLVTTRTHCCPRYYYFSQGLFHPTSPVSNIPAQTFFTSSRLAFSSDTKQSKDEPQDEKGLTVFQRFTQVYKEYGKTLIAVHCVTSLLWYGGFYLVAQSGIDLLPFLVKMGASEAIQSKYSAAGDYVVAYILYEIAKPVRYISTLALTRQAVVYMRRMGYLPPIKPENKLRNLAKDGRDNLKDKYQEQKDDMKERYAKTKEVYRARLTTYSKRRTNRKHFYRTQNSHLHKPNAGYRHPKKHSESLRSKSSTK, translated from the exons ATGGCGCTCACCACTTTACGTTTGACAGTCAGAGCTGGCTATCAGCTCTGTGCTAGAACTTGTCCTTCGCGACTTGTAACGACTAGAACTCATTGCTGCCCAAGATACTATTATTTTTCTCAGGGACTTTTTCATCCAACTAGTCCTGTCTCTAATATTCCTGCGCAAACTTTCTTTACATCATCTCGTCTTGCTTTTTCCTCTGACACCAAGCAATCGAAAGACGAACCACAGGATGAAAAGGGTTTGACAGTTTTTCAAAGGTTCACTCAAGTCTACAAAGAATACGGAAAGACTCTGATTGCTGTTCACTGCGTTACATCTTTGCTGTGGTATGGAGGCTTTTATCTTGTGGCTCAGAG CGGTATTGACTTACTGCCCTTTCTGGTAAAGATGGGCGCTAGTGAAGCAATACAGTCTAAATACTCAGCTGCGGGAGACTATGTGGTAGCGTACATTCTCTATGAAATAGCGAAACCCGTAAGGTACATCTCTACTCTCGCACTTACTCGTCAGGCTGTGGTCTACATGCGACGGATGGG GTACCTTCCCCCTATTAAACCTGAAAACAAGCTGAGGAATTTGGCTAAGGATGGTCGTGATAATCTAAAGGACAAGTATCAG GAACAGAAAGATGACATGAAGGAGCGATATGCCAAGACCAAGGAGGTATACCGGGCAAGACTCACTACGTATAGCAAGAGGCGTACAAACCGAAAGCATTTCTATCGAACTCAAAATTCACATTTGCATAAGCCGAATGCAGGCTATCGACATCCTAAAAAGCACTCTGAAAGCCTGCGTAGCAAGTCTTCGACAAAGTAA
- the LOC137388795 gene encoding ras-related protein Rab-3A-like has product MSAIIQTGNGAITTKPPSSFSDYRWRKEDAADQNFDYMFKLLIIGNSSVGKTSFLFRYADDTFTSAFVSTVGIDFKVKTVCHKNRRIKLQIWDTAGQERYRTITTAYYRGAMGFLIMYDITSEESFNATQDWCTQISTYSWESPQVLLIGNKCDLAEERVVTKERGYQLANQLGLEFFETSAKDNINVSQVFDRLVDMICKRMDEQVEGELGSRNTNANLGASQSMSNRCGSGCLGG; this is encoded by the exons ATGTCAGCTATCATCCAG ACGGGGAATGGCGCAATCACTACAAAGCCTCCTAGTAGCTTCTCCGACTATCGATGGAGGAAGGAGGATGCTGCTGACCAAAACTTTGACTACATGTTTAAGCTGCTAATAATCGGGAATTCCAGTGTCGGAAAAACCAGCTTCCTCTTCAGATATGCGGATGACACTTTTACATCAGCCTTCGTCAGCACTGTTGGCATCGATTTCAAGGTCAAAACAGTCTGTCATAAAAACAGAAGGATAAAGCTGCAGATATGG GACACAGCTGGACAGGAGCGCTATAGAACAATAACCACTGCATACTATAGAGGAGCCATGGGATTTCTCATCATGTATGACATTACTAGTGAAGAGTCGTTCAATGCCACTCAGGATTG GTGTACTCAGATAAGCACGTACTCATGGGAGAGCCCACAGGTCTTACTCATAGGTAATAAGTGTGATCTTGCTGAGGAACGGGTGGTAACTAAGGAGAGAGGCTATCAGCTGGCCAATCAATTAG GACTCGAGTTCTTTGAGACTTCAGCCAAAGATAACATAAATGTAAGCCAGGTGTTTGACCGGCTTGTGGATATGATATGCAAGAGGATGGATGAGCAGGTAGAAGGGGAGCTAGGGTCACGGAATACAA ATGCAAATCTTGGTGCGAGTCAAAGTATGAGCAATCGATGTGGCAGTGGCTGCCTCGGAGGATAG